The Salmo trutta chromosome 27, fSalTru1.1, whole genome shotgun sequence genome includes the window tttaggaccactattgttttcactatatatttgacctcttggggatgtcattcgaaaacataatgttaaatttcactgctatacggatgacacacagctgtacattaatgaaacatggtgaagccccaaaattgccctcgctagaagcctgtgtctcagacataaggaagtggatggctgcaaacgttctacttttaaactcggacaaaacagagatgcttgttctaggtcccaaaaaacaaagagatcttctgttgaatctgacaattaatctggatggttgtacagtcgtctcaaataaaactgtgaaggacctcggcgttactctggaccctgatctctcttttgaaaaacatatcaagactgtttcaaggacagcttttttccatctacgtaacattgcaaaaatcagaaactttctgtccaaaaaggacgcagaaaaatgtatccattttatttattttttattttatttaacctttatttaaccaggaagggctcattgagatttaaaatctctttttcaagagcatcctggccaagataggcagcgccaagtcattacaaaaattacagacaaacaacatgaaaaactacaattaatctagtaaaaaccatagaattaacaaagaatataacaaaatcaaaaacagcaaattaaaaacattgacatgtcagggaatcagtctcaagatcattcatcagtgatttaaaaataccaaatcgggacaagttcttccagtttaaaagtattttgtaaggcattccaagacgatggcgcagagtacataaaagcccttttaccaaattcagttcggacatttggaacagttagcaggataaagtcccgcgaacgaagagagtacccaccacatttctgaacaatgcctttgttacttctaggttggactactgcaatgctctactttccggctacccggataaagcactaaataaacttcagttagtgctaaatacggctgctataatgactagaacccaaaaatttgatcatattactccagtgctagcctccctacactggcttcctgttaaggcaagggctgatttcaaggttttactgctaacctacaaagcattacatgggcttgctcctacccatctttccgatttggtcctgccgtacatacctacacgtacgctacggtcacaagacgcgggcctcctaattgtccctagaatttctaagcaaacagctggaggcagggctttctcctatagagctcaatttttatggaatagtctgcctatccatgtgagagacgcagactcagtctcaacctttaagtctttactgaagacacatatcttcagtaggtcctatgattaagtgtagtctggcccagaagtgtgaaggtgaacggaaaggctggagcaacgaaccgcccttgctgtctctgcctggccggtttcccctctttccactgggattctctgcctctacccctattacgggggctgagtcactggcttactggtgttcttccatgccgtccctgggaggggtgcgtcacttgagtgggttgagtcactgacgtggtcttcctgtctgggttggcgcccccccttgggctgtgccgtggcggagatctttgtgggcaatactcggccttgtcccgggatggtatgttggtggttggagatatccctccagtggtgtgggggctgtgcttcggcaaagtgggtggggttatatcctacctgtttggccctgtccgggggtttcatcagatggggccacagtgtctcctgacccctcctgtctcagcctccagtatttatgctgcagtagtttatgtgtcaggggggctagggtcagtctgtcacatctggagtatttctcttgtcttttccggtgtcctgtgtgaatttaaatatgctctctctaattctctctttctttctctctctcggaggacctgagccctaggaccatgcctcaggactacctggcttgatgactccttgctgtccccagttcacctggccgtgctgctgctccagtttcaactgttctgcctgcagctatggaaccctgaccctgaaatacttatttccctcattaaaatgccaatcaatttataacatgtttgacatgcgtttttctggatttttttgttgttattctgtctctcactgttcaaataaacctaccattaaaattatagactgatcatttctttgtcagtgggcaaacgtacaaaatcagcagaggatcaaatacttttttccctcactttatatatagtgtatctaaaCTAGAACCTATTCATCTGTCTTACCTGTGGCAGGTAAATTCTTGAGACCCGGTGGCCTGACAACTGTCCAGTTAACATCCTGTGTCTTCTTCAGAAAGTGCTCCATCTCAAACATATTGCTAAGGACACTTCGGATCATTGGCAGCAGCAGGAAGCGGATGAGGTAAGATGACTGTGTGCCAGAGTTAGCTATGGGGATGAAAATGAGAAGAAGATAAGGGAATGCTGTTTCACAATGATAAAAACACGCAACTGACTTTGTACATTAAAAAGGCAACATGATCACTGACGAAATACAGTCATGGCAttgtttatttaacccttattttaccaggttagtGAGGCTCTATTCATCCCTTGGTGGATTGAGGCCTAAGTAAGTAagttaccaggtaagttgacatAGAACACATTCTCAAGTTGTTCTCAAAAGTAATCAGTTGTATTTTACTTTACTTACGGTCAGTGTACCATGAAGTCATGGTGATAATGCGGTTCACTTTGGCCTCTCTCATGGCGTTTACTGCGGCCCTCATAGACAAGGTGTATCCAGTGACTCCGGAGAGAAAGGATGCAGGGAAccccaggcaggatataactgcATCTTGTCCTTGGAAGTGAAGTTTTAGGCTGTCTTCTGAGAAGATATTGCCCTCAACCACCTGACAGAACAGAGAAAATAGCAGTATTATGGTATAGGCTATCTCAGGCCCGGGGTAAGGATCACACTTCATAAAGCCTCTATAAAAAAACATTACTGCTGCGTACATTACAGAGGAAATGTAAAAAGACATACAATTGGTGCTCAGACAAGACATTACATTATTTACCTTTAATTTATCATGTTGCACTGTCAATTTCCCTGGGTTCCTGACAATGGCAGTGACAGTGTGTCCCTGCTGAAGAGCTTGGTTCACCAGATACTGTCCCGTCTGTCCAGTGGCTCCAAGCACGGCTATCTTCATCTTGACACTCGGAAATGCactctaaaataaaataaatataatgtaTGAAATATAATCATTCACAGTCAGAGGGTCAATCAAACCATAGCCAGATACTTTTCTGTAAACAGAAATCCCGACGATGATAA containing:
- the LOC115164766 gene encoding flavin reductase (NADPH), whose product is MKIAVLGATGQTGQYLVNQALQQGHTVTAIVRNPGKLTVQHDKLKVVEGNIFSEDSLKLHFQGQDAVISCLGFPASFLSGVTGYTLSMRAAVNAMREAKVNRIITMTSWYTDPNSGTQSSYLIRFLLLPMIRSVLSNMFEMEHFLKKTQDVNWTVVRPPGLKNLPATGKEFLTHEGYFVPDSNGLPIGSAVGRGDVARFMLFLLNTDVWFNKAVAITTKNE